One Candidatus Rokuibacteriota bacterium genomic region harbors:
- a CDS encoding universal stress protein — translation MSGEGGGIVRQILFATDFSDSSEVAGRVARDYARHFGARLHALHVVWPGADATGSPLLDKLAAELRAEVPVVAAVESGAPAARIVSYAERHGIDLIVLGTHGRTGVTRALLGSVAERVVRTAPCPVLTVPRARRAPDPLREAEPPSSLRRCLVCVTPSEDLICAACRARIRGEALERKLREERAGRA, via the coding sequence ATGAGCGGAGAAGGGGGCGGCATCGTTCGGCAGATCCTCTTTGCGACGGATTTTTCCGACTCCTCGGAGGTCGCCGGGCGCGTGGCCCGCGACTACGCCAGGCACTTCGGTGCCCGCCTGCACGCCCTTCACGTGGTCTGGCCGGGCGCTGATGCGACCGGGTCGCCGTTGCTGGACAAGCTCGCCGCTGAGCTGCGTGCCGAGGTGCCGGTCGTCGCGGCGGTGGAGTCGGGCGCGCCGGCGGCCCGGATCGTGAGCTACGCCGAGCGCCACGGCATCGATCTGATCGTGCTCGGCACGCACGGCCGCACGGGAGTGACGCGGGCGCTGCTCGGCAGCGTCGCCGAGCGGGTGGTCCGCACGGCGCCGTGCCCCGTGCTCACGGTGCCCCGCGCGCGGCGCGCGCCGGACCCGCTGCGGGAGGCGGAGCCTCCCTCGAGCCTCAGGCGCTGCCTGGTTTGCGTGACGCCCTCGGAGGACCTGATCTGCGCGGCGTGTCGAGCCCGCATCCGCGGCGAGGCGCTGGAGCGCAAGCTCAGGGAGGAACGGGCCGGGCGGGCCTGA
- a CDS encoding VIT1/CCC1 transporter family protein, with amino-acid sequence MTRAGEHDHSPAAISARLAAGPRHNYLRDWVYGGIDGAVTTFAVVSGVVGAELSAGVILILGAANLLADGFSMAAANYLATKAEREDFEHLEAIENRHVEAFPDGEREEVRQIFRAKGLEGEELESVVELITADRARWIRTMLREEYGLPSEVRSPCRAGLSTFSAFLACGLVPLLPFIVGLGNPFWLASGATAG; translated from the coding sequence ATGACGCGGGCCGGCGAGCACGACCACTCCCCGGCGGCCATCAGTGCACGGTTGGCCGCGGGCCCCCGCCACAACTACCTCCGCGACTGGGTCTACGGTGGGATCGACGGAGCCGTCACCACGTTCGCGGTGGTGTCGGGGGTGGTCGGCGCAGAGCTCTCCGCCGGCGTCATCCTCATCCTCGGCGCGGCCAATCTGCTGGCGGACGGCTTTTCCATGGCGGCCGCCAACTACCTCGCGACGAAAGCGGAGCGCGAAGACTTCGAGCACCTGGAGGCGATCGAGAACCGCCACGTCGAGGCCTTCCCGGATGGCGAGCGGGAGGAGGTGCGTCAGATCTTCCGCGCGAAAGGGCTCGAAGGCGAAGAGCTCGAGAGCGTGGTGGAGCTGATCACAGCCGACCGCGCGAGATGGATCCGCACCATGCTCAGGGAGGAGTACGGGCTCCCCTCTGAGGTGCGGTCTCCGTGTCGCGCGGGCCTCAGCACCTTCAGCGCGTTTCTGGCCTGTGGGCTAGTCCCGCTCCTTCCCTTCATCGTCGGGCTGGGCAATCCCTTCTGGCTCGCAAGCGGAGCCACGGCGGGGTAG
- a CDS encoding CBS domain-containing protein has protein sequence MKIGEIMTEDVITVRPDATIHDAARLMADHGVSGLPVVDDEGGVVGILSEGDMILRQKPHEHPPWWRLFFADGERLARDYQKAVGTTVAEVMTRAVICVSPDLPAEAAALILHERRIRRLPVVADGQLVGIVSRGDLVKALAATHPSEPAALSDAELVREMKERLAREPWVSNRAIVIRAQDGVLSLWGMVATEAEKAALETMARSIEGAKRIESNLVLRSEIPYYYGP, from the coding sequence ATGAAGATCGGAGAGATCATGACCGAAGACGTGATCACGGTGCGTCCCGACGCCACGATTCACGACGCCGCGCGCCTGATGGCGGACCATGGCGTCAGCGGCCTCCCGGTCGTGGACGACGAGGGGGGCGTGGTCGGCATCCTCAGCGAGGGGGACATGATCCTCCGCCAGAAGCCGCACGAGCACCCGCCGTGGTGGCGGCTCTTCTTCGCCGACGGCGAGCGGCTGGCGCGCGACTACCAGAAGGCCGTCGGGACCACGGTGGCCGAGGTCATGACGCGCGCGGTGATCTGCGTGAGCCCCGATCTCCCCGCCGAGGCCGCAGCCCTCATTCTCCACGAGCGCCGGATCCGCCGGCTGCCGGTGGTGGCCGACGGCCAGCTCGTCGGGATCGTGAGCCGGGGCGACCTGGTCAAGGCCCTGGCCGCGACGCACCCCTCGGAGCCGGCCGCGCTCTCCGACGCCGAGCTGGTGCGTGAGATGAAGGAGCGGCTGGCCCGGGAGCCCTGGGTGTCGAACCGCGCGATCGTGATCCGGGCCCAGGACGGTGTCCTCTCGCTCTGGGGGATGGTGGCGACGGAGGCTGAGAAAGCTGCGCTCGAGACCATGGCGCGCTCGATCGAGGGGGCCAAGCGAATCGAGAGCAACCTGGTGCTCAGGTCGGAGATCCCCTACTACTACGGGCCGTGA